Part of the Gordonia crocea genome is shown below.
GGCGATCGAGGCGGCCGCGCAATCCGGGCCCGACGATGTGCCGATCGGCGCCGTCGTCGTCGACCCGGAGGGTTTTGAGATCGCGCGCGCCGGCAATCGTCGGGAGGCCGACGCCGACCCGTGCGGGCATGCCGAGATCCTGGCGCTGCGCGCCGCCGCGCACGAGTTCGGCGATGGGTGGCGGCTCGGTGGGTGCACCCTGGCGGTGACCGTCGAGCCGTGCACGATGTGTGCCGGGGCGATCGGGTTGGCCCGGATCGACAAGGTCGTGTTCGGGGCGTGGGAGCCGAAGACAGGAGCCGTCGGATCGCTGTGGGATGTGCTGCGCGACCAGCGGCTGACCCACCGCCCGCAGGTGCGCGGGGGAGTGCTCGCCGACGAGTGCGCCGAACTGCTCACGCGGTTCTTCGCCGGTCACCGCGACAGTTGAGCCCCATCCGGCGGAAATGTGGACGGGACTCCGGCCACGTGGCACATTAAGCGGGTCAGATCCGTCCAAGATCGAAGGAGTGCCCAATGTCTGATGCGAGCGACAAGGTGAACGAGGCCGTCAACGCGGCCAAGGAGAAGGTCAGCGAGCTGGCCGGCAACGAAAAGGTCAACGAGGTCGTCGAGGGCGCCAAGGAGAAGCTGGGCGAGCTGGCAAACAACGAGAAGGTCAACGAAGTCGTCGAAGGCGCCAAGGAGAAGCTGGGCGAGCTGAAGGACAAGTTCCTCGGCGGCGACAAGTAAGACCCCGATTTCGCCGCGCGTTTGCGGCGATGTCGCGACTTCGTACCGCAGGTGACCTGCTGATTTAACGTCGGCGGGCGCCTGCGGTACAGTTTTTCGCGGTGGCGTGTCCGAGCGGCCGAAGGTGCAGCACTCGAAATGCTGTGTGCGGTAACCCCGTACCGGGGGTTCAAATCCCCCCGCCACCGCCGAACTCCCCCGCCTGATGGCGGGGGAGTTTTCTCATTCCAGGAGACGGGGCTGGTCGGGTGTCACGGGATGAGGAAGGTCTTGATCGCGCGTCGCTCATCCATGGCGCGATAGCCCTCGGCGACCTCGGCCAGCGGGAGCTTGAGGTCGAAGACCAGGCCGGGGTGGAAGTCGCCGGCGTAGACGCGGTCGATCAGGTCCGGTAGGTAGCCGCGCACCGGCGCGCCGCCGCCCTGCAGGCGCACGTGGTTGCGGAACAGCCGTCCCATCGGGATCTTGACATCGTGGGGCACGCCGACAAAGCCGACCCCCGCGCCTTGCCGTGCACTGTCGAGGGCGGTGGTCATCGATTCCTGGGTACCGACGCATTCGGCGACGCTGTCCGCGCCGACCCCGTTCGTCAGCTCCTTGATCTGGGCGACGGCCTCCTTGCCGCGCTCCTCGACGATGTCGGTCGCGCCGAACTCGCGGGCGACGGCCTGACGGTCTGCGTGGCGGGACATGATGATGATGCGCTCGGCGCCGAGTTGCTTCGCGGCGAGGACCGCGGACAGTCCGACCGCCCCGTCGCCGACGACCACGGTCGTGTGGCCGGGTGCGACGCCGGCGGCTTTGGCCGCGTACCAACCGGTGCCCATCACGTCGGACAGCGTCAGCAGATCCGGGAGCATGTCGTCCGACGGGGCCTCGGGGGTGGCGACGAGCGTCCCGTCGGCGAGCGGGATCCGGATCGCCTCGGCCTGGCAGCCCGTCATCGAGACGAGTTGTTCGCAACCCGATTGGTACCCGGCCCGGCAGTGCGGGCAGGTGTTGTCCGACGCGAAGAAGGAGCCGATGACGAACTGGCCGGGCTTGACCGTCGTCACGTCGGAGCCGACCTCGCGCACGACGCCGACGTATTCATGCCCGATGGCCCACGGCTTGTCGAACTTGTTGATGCCGCGGTACGGCCACAGGTCGGAACCGCAGACGCAGGTCGCCGAGGTCTCGATGATCGCATCGGTGGGTTCGACGATGGTCGGGTCGGGAAGGGTTTCGGATCGGACGTCACCGGGGGCATGAAGAATCGTTCCGCGCATGCTTCCCACCCTATGCCTCCCCTCTCGGGGGTTAGTGGAGGAAGGGGACAGCCGAGTCGGCGAGCGAGAGCAGCCACTGCGGAGCGATACCGAAGCCGAGCGTGACCACGGCGCACACGGCGATCGAAAGCGTCGTCACCAGGCTCGGCTGCCGGACTTCGACGGCCGACTCGTCGGCCGCCTCCTCGTCGGGATCGGTGAAGAACATCGCGACGATGACCCGCAGGTAGAAGTAGGCGGCCACCGCGCTCGCCACCACGCCGACGATGACCAACGCCCACGCCCCCGACGACCCCGCCGCGGCGAACACCACGAACTTGGCGATGAACCCGGTCGTCAGCGGGATACCAGCGAACGCCAGCAGGAACAGCGCCAGCAGGGCGCCGACGAGGGGGCGGCTACGCCCGATCCCGGCCCACGACTCCAGGCGGGTGGCCTCGCGGCCGGCCCCGTCGCGCACGACCGACAGCAACGCGAAACCGCCGAAGGCGGAGAAGGCATAAGCCGCCAGATAGAACAGGATCGCCGAGAGTCCGGCGTCGTTCAGCGCGATCACCCCGACGAGGATGAACCCTGCGTGCACCATCGACGAATACGCGAACATCCGCTTGATGTCGCCCTGGGTCACCGCCATGATCGTCGCGATCACCATCGTCGCGATCGCCACCACCCACAACGCCGGCCGCCACTGGTCGGCCAACGACGGGAAGGTCACGTAGAAGACGCGTGCCAGGGCGACGAAGGCCGCCACCTTGGTCGCCGACGCCATGAACGCGGTGATCGGCGTCGGCGCACCCTGGTACACGTCGGGGACCCACGAGCCGAAGGGCACCGCGCCCACCTTGAACAGCAGGCCGACGGCCAACAGCGACAGGCCGATCAGGGCGAGGGTCGCATCCGCCGAGCCGCTGATCACCGTCGCGGCGTCGGCGAGCGAGAGGGTTCCAGTCGCGCCGTAGACGAAGGAGGCGCCGAAGAGAAAGAACGCCGATGCGAAGGCGCCGAGCAGGAAGTACTTCAGCGCCGCCTCCTGCGACAGCAGACGACGACGACGGGCCAGACCGCACAGGATGTAGAGCGGCAGGGAGAAGACCTCGAGCGCGATGAACATCGTCAGCAGATCGCCGGCCGACCCGAACAGCATCATGCCGCCGGTCGCGAACAGCGTCAGCGGAAACACCTCGGTGGTGAGCGACCCGGTGCGGCCGGCGGCGAGTTCCGCCTCGGACCCGGGCACCGTCGACGCGGCCGGCGTGAACGGGTCGGCGACCAGATCGGAGTCGGAGCCGGCGCTGGCGGAGGGGACCGCCGAGGCCACCGCCACCGGCGCCCACACGTTGTCCAGCCGCCGCTCGCTGCACACGAGGACGGTGAGGATGGCGACCGAGACGATCAGGCCCTGGGCGAACAGCGCCGGGCCGTCGAGGACGACGGCGCCGCTCATGGCGGTGCGATGCGATCCGCCGACGGCCAGGGCGATCACGGCCGCCAAGGCGCCCACCAGACCCGCCAGCGCCAGCACCAGCTGCGTGCGGGAGCGCCACCGCACCGGCAGGAAGGCGTCGACGAGGACGGCGAGCACGGCGGCACCGAAGACGACGAGCATCGGGGAGAGGGCCCGGTAGTCGATGCTGGGTGCGACCACGGTCGCGCCGAGGAAGACAGTGTTCACCGGTGGCCTCCCTGCCGCGGTACGACGGTGCTTGTGGTGCCGGGGGTCGGTGGCGGCGGTGCGACCGAAACCGACTGCAGGGTGTGGTCCACCGCCGGGGTGATGGCGTCCAAGGCGGGTCGGGGCCAGAACCCGAGGATCAAGAGTGCGGCGATCAGCGGGAAGAGCACGAGGCGCTCGCGGGCACGGAGGTCGCCGATACCCTCGGCGCGCGGGGTGACCGGGCCGCCCATCATCCGCTGGTAGGTCCACAGGATGTACACGGCCGAACCAACCAGGGCGACGGTCGCCAGGACGGCGGCCACCGGGTAGCGCCCGAAGCTGCCGATCATCACCAGGAACTCGGAGACGAACGGCGCCAGTCCGGGCAACGACAGGGTGGCGAGGCCGGCCACGAGGAAGACCGCCGAGAGCACCGGGGCGGCGCGCTGCACCCCGCCGAAGCCGTCGATCGCCCGGTTGCCGCCGGGGGCGTCGGCGGCACCCCGCCGTCCCACCAGGAACCCGGCCACGAGGAACAGGGCGGCGGTCGAGATGCCGTGGTTGACCATGTAGAGGGTCGCGCCGGCCTGCGACTGCGGTGTCAGGGCGAAGACGCCGAGCACGATGAAGCCGAAATGCGAGATCGACGTGTAGGTGATCAGCCGCATCAGATCGGTTTGGGCGATTGCCAGGATCAGCCCGTAGACGATGCTGACGACGGCCAGGGCGCTCATCCACGGTGCGAACTTCGTGGCGGTGTCGCCGAAGAGTTCGACGACGAAGCGCAGCATCGCGAACGTGCCGACCTTGTCCATCACGGCCATCATCAGGACGCCGGTGGACGGGGTGCCGGCGACGGCCGCGTCGGGCAGCCAGGCGTGCACCGGCCACACCGGCGCCTTGACCGCGAAGGCGAACAGCAGGGCGCCGCAGATGGCGATCCCCGCCGGACCCCCGACGTCGATCTTCCCGTCGGCGATGGCGGCGGTGAGATCGGTGAGCCCGAAGGTGCCGCGGCCGTCTTCGCCGAGTGAGGCGCGCACGGTCAACACGTACAACCCGATCACCCCGGCGAGCATGATCAGCCCGCCAAAGAGGTTGTACAGCAAGAACTTCATGGCCGCCCGGGCGCGGACAGCACGGTCCAGCTCGCCCCAACCGCCGATGAGGAAGTACATCGGGATGAGCATGGCCTCGAAGACGAGGTAGAACAGCAGCAGGTCGGTGGCGACGAAACTCAGCAGCACCATCGCCTCGACCGCGAGTGTCAGCGCGATGTAGCGGTGGACCGACGAGTCGTCGTCATCGGAACGCCAGGCCAGCAGCAGCAGCGGGATCAGCGCGGTGGTGAGCAGGACC
Proteins encoded:
- a CDS encoding zinc-dependent alcohol dehydrogenase family protein, with translation MRGTILHAPGDVRSETLPDPTIVEPTDAIIETSATCVCGSDLWPYRGINKFDKPWAIGHEYVGVVREVGSDVTTVKPGQFVIGSFFASDNTCPHCRAGYQSGCEQLVSMTGCQAEAIRIPLADGTLVATPEAPSDDMLPDLLTLSDVMGTGWYAAKAAGVAPGHTTVVVGDGAVGLSAVLAAKQLGAERIIIMSRHADRQAVAREFGATDIVEERGKEAVAQIKELTNGVGADSVAECVGTQESMTTALDSARQGAGVGFVGVPHDVKIPMGRLFRNHVRLQGGGAPVRGYLPDLIDRVYAGDFHPGLVFDLKLPLAEVAEGYRAMDERRAIKTFLIP
- the nuoN gene encoding NADH-quinone oxidoreductase subunit NuoN → MLVVFGAAVLAVLVDAFLPVRWRSRTQLVLALAGLVGALAAVIALAVGGSHRTAMSGAVVLDGPALFAQGLIVSVAILTVLVCSERRLDNVWAPVAVASAVPSASAGSDSDLVADPFTPAASTVPGSEAELAAGRTGSLTTEVFPLTLFATGGMMLFGSAGDLLTMFIALEVFSLPLYILCGLARRRRLLSQEAALKYFLLGAFASAFFLFGASFVYGATGTLSLADAATVISGSADATLALIGLSLLAVGLLFKVGAVPFGSWVPDVYQGAPTPITAFMASATKVAAFVALARVFYVTFPSLADQWRPALWVVAIATMVIATIMAVTQGDIKRMFAYSSMVHAGFILVGVIALNDAGLSAILFYLAAYAFSAFGGFALLSVVRDGAGREATRLESWAGIGRSRPLVGALLALFLLAFAGIPLTTGFIAKFVVFAAAGSSGAWALVIVGVVASAVAAYFYLRVIVAMFFTDPDEEAADESAVEVRQPSLVTTLSIAVCAVVTLGFGIAPQWLLSLADSAVPFLH
- a CDS encoding nucleoside deaminase, producing MTRHDDERLIRLAIEAAAQSGPDDVPIGAVVVDPEGFEIARAGNRREADADPCGHAEILALRAAAHEFGDGWRLGGCTLAVTVEPCTMCAGAIGLARIDKVVFGAWEPKTGAVGSLWDVLRDQRLTHRPQVRGGVLADECAELLTRFFAGHRDS
- a CDS encoding NADH-quinone oxidoreductase subunit M, with the protein product MTSTPWLTVLWLLPALGAIAIAALPATVDDRRRRWARGAGLAVAVATLGWSIAMTVAFRADSGARFDLTESHRWIPAIGARYELGLDGIGLVLVLLTTALIPLLLLAWRSDDDDSSVHRYIALTLAVEAMVLLSFVATDLLLFYLVFEAMLIPMYFLIGGWGELDRAVRARAAMKFLLYNLFGGLIMLAGVIGLYVLTVRASLGEDGRGTFGLTDLTAAIADGKIDVGGPAGIAICGALLFAFAVKAPVWPVHAWLPDAAVAGTPSTGVLMMAVMDKVGTFAMLRFVVELFGDTATKFAPWMSALAVVSIVYGLILAIAQTDLMRLITYTSISHFGFIVLGVFALTPQSQAGATLYMVNHGISTAALFLVAGFLVGRRGAADAPGGNRAIDGFGGVQRAAPVLSAVFLVAGLATLSLPGLAPFVSEFLVMIGSFGRYPVAAVLATVALVGSAVYILWTYQRMMGGPVTPRAEGIGDLRARERLVLFPLIAALLILGFWPRPALDAITPAVDHTLQSVSVAPPPPTPGTTSTVVPRQGGHR